The genomic stretch GTTCGGCTCAAACAGGTACGGTATCGAGCCTGATATCATGGTCGTCGCCAAGCAGCTGAGCTCGGCCTATCTGCCGATCAGTGCGGTGATCATCAACGAGAAGGTCTACGGCCCGATCCGCGACTTCTCCGACAGGAACGGCGTGCTTGCCACCGGCTTCACCTATTCCGGCCACCCCGTGCCGGCCGCGGTCGCCGTCGAGACGCTGAAGATCTACGAAGAGATGGATATCGCCAGCCACGTGAAGCGCGTTGCGCCGGTCATGCAGGAGCGTCTGCACGCCCTGGCCGACCACCCGATCGTGGGTGAAGCCCGCGGCACCGGCCTGATCGGCGCCTGCGAGCTGGTCAGGAACAAGGAAACGAAGGAGAACTTCGATCCTTCCGTTGCGGCCTATTGCGGCGAACGCTGCCTCGACCATGGCCTGATCCTGCGCGCCGCCGCCGGCACCTCGGTCGCCGCCTGCCCGCCGCTGATCATCAGGGAAGACGAAATCCATCAGCTCTTCGACCGCTTCAGGCTGGCGCTCGACGACACCTGGGACTACGTCAACAGGGAACAGCTTCTGGCCGCCGGGTGAGGCAGGCCGGAGAGCCTCGCAGGCCGCCGGATCCGCAAAAGGTCCGGGAGGGGTCCGGCGGCGGTCCTGTCCGGCCTCTCAGCCCGTGATCCGCGCGGGCGAGAACGTCTCCCCGGTCAGGCCCATCGCGGCGAGCCCGTCGGGCAGCTCCGTCCCGAGGATCACGGCCGCCGCATAGGCCGAGAGCCCTGCCGAGGTCTGGATCCCCGCGCCGCCCTGGCCGACGTTCCAGAAGAAACCCTCCAGCGCCGGATCGAAGCCGGTGACCGGCAGACGATCGGACACGAAGCTCCGGAGGCCCGCCCAGCGCGCCTCCATGCGGGCGAGCCTGAGCGTGGTCCATGCCATGATGTTGTGCGCGGCCATGGCGAGGTCGATGTCCTCGGGCTGCGCGTCACACGGTTCCGATGGCGTCTCGTCGGCGAGCGAACCCATGATCAGTCCGGCATCGGGTTTGAAGTAGAAGCTCTCGCCGACGTCGGCCGTCAGCGGCCAGTCCGCATCGTCGACGCCGTCGGGCCCCCTGAAGCGGAAGGCCGTGCGACGCATCGGCTTGAGGCCGACCGGCCGCGCACCCGCCATGGTCCCCAGCACATCGCCCCAGGCCCCGCAGCAGTTGGCGACCATCGGCGCGGCAAAGGTTCCGGCGCGGGTCTCGACCCGCCAGACGCCGTCGTGCCGCTCCAGCCCCAGCACCTCCGCATTGCAGACAAGTTCGGCACCGGTCTGCCGCGCGCCACGCAGAAAACCGCCGTGGATGGCGTGGACGTCAATGTCGACCGCACCGGGCTCCCAAAGGCCGCCCCCGATCTTCTCGGGACGCAGGACCGGGCATCGTTCGACACAGGTTGCGGCATCGATCGGATGCAGGATCGTGCCGATCACATGCGCCAGGCCGGACTCGTCGAAATGCGCCTCTTCGGTCTCCGTGCCGAACACAATCAGCACCGGCCGAGGGTTCACCAGCGGCGTATCGGCGAAACCCCGGAGCGGGTTGTCGATGAACCGGCGGGTCTCCTCGCTGAGTGCCCGGATTTCGGTTCCGCCGATCGCGCCGGTGTAATGCGCCGCCGAGCGACCGGTGCTGTGGTAGCCGGGCTGCTCCTCCCGCTCGAGCATGAGGACGCGGCGATTGCGCGCGAGCCGGAAGGCAAGCGACGCGCCGACCGCGCCGGCGCCGATGATGATGACGTCATGGTCTGCCATGGACCACTCCCGACTCGGCGGGCCCATGCTGCCCTATTCCGCAGGCTCCCGGCCAGCATCGACCGCGCTGCCGATATCGGGCAGCGACTCGGTCAGTCGCAGGACCAGGCCCAGCAGCGGCGGCACCAGGGTCAGGGTCAGGACGGCCGACAGCGACAGGCCGCCGACGACGACGGATCCGAGCCCCCGATAAAGCTCGGAGCCGGCGCCGGGGAACAGGACCAGCGGCACCATGCCGAACACGCTGGTCAGCGTGGACATGAAGATCGGCCGGATACGGTTGCGCACCGCCTCCCCGATCGCGGCGTCCGCCGCCATGCCGTCCTCTCGCATGTGATGCCGAGTCTGGTGCACGAGCAGAATCGCATTGTTCACCACGATTCCGATCAGGATGACGAAGCCCAGCATGGTGAGCATGTCGAGCGGCTGGGTCTGGAAGATGTTGAGAACCAGAAGTCCGAGCACACCGCCGGCGGCCGCCACGGGCACGGCGATCATGACGATCAGGGGATGCAGGAAACTCTCGAACAGAACGGCCATGACGAGATAGACGATCACGAGCGCTATCAGCAGGTTGACGACCATCGCATCCCATGTGGCGGTCAGCTTGTCGGCGGTCCCGGCCAGCCTGAGCTGGACGCCCTGTGGCAGGCCCGCCTCGCGCATCGCGTCGATGACCCTGACCTGGATCATCTCGATACCGGTCTCGAGCGGGATTCCGGGAGGCAGATTGACGACCAGCGTGACGGTGCGGTTCTGCTCCAGGCGGCGGATCTCGCCCGGACCGATTGTCACCATCACGTCCGCCAGCGACGAGACCGGAATGATGAGACCGTCATGGTTGACGATCGGCAGCTTGCCGATGCCCTGGGTCTCGACAATGTGGTTGT from Rhodospirillales bacterium encodes the following:
- a CDS encoding FAD-binding oxidoreductase; the protein is MADHDVIIIGAGAVGASLAFRLARNRRVLMLEREEQPGYHSTGRSAAHYTGAIGGTEIRALSEETRRFIDNPLRGFADTPLVNPRPVLIVFGTETEEAHFDESGLAHVIGTILHPIDAATCVERCPVLRPEKIGGGLWEPGAVDIDVHAIHGGFLRGARQTGAELVCNAEVLGLERHDGVWRVETRAGTFAAPMVANCCGAWGDVLGTMAGARPVGLKPMRRTAFRFRGPDGVDDADWPLTADVGESFYFKPDAGLIMGSLADETPSEPCDAQPEDIDLAMAAHNIMAWTTLRLARMEARWAGLRSFVSDRLPVTGFDPALEGFFWNVGQGGAGIQTSAGLSAYAAAVILGTELPDGLAAMGLTGETFSPARITG